In the Glycine max cultivar Williams 82 chromosome 6, Glycine_max_v4.0, whole genome shotgun sequence genome, TTATAAGCCGAAAGCGCGTCGCTAGCATGATGATTTGATTAGACTTGTATTTCTAATCAATATGCGCTATGGTTCAAGTAGTGAAAAACAGACCAGGGGTGAATAGATAAATGCATGCAGAACTTTAAAGTATACTCTGAAGAATATTGGATAACAAGTTGGTTTCCAATCTTATctcattaattttatatcacTAACAAGTTCTACCTATAAAATTTCATAGTATACGttgtgtaaaaaaagaaaaacattcatTGTATATGTAGGAATAAGCTACAAATAAATCATCCTCCCAACTCTAGCAAATTCATGTGTGTACATTAGTAAGTCATACTTCCCAATTGAAAAGCTTCTTCCATGGCCCTCAAAATTGACAAAAGCTCTCCATTAATCAAGTTGCTAGGTTCCAAATTTGCTATGTCATTGTTATTGAAGGATGAATGATTCCCCCTTCCAATCTCACAAATCACAAACCTACAAACTGGGCACTGGCCCTTACTTGTTAGCCATGGTACTATACAATCCTCATGAAACATGTGGTTGCATGGAGTGAGCATCACCTCTTCACTGGGATCAAAATCTTCTAAACAAATAGCACAGCTCTTGCTatcttcatcattttctctCTGCTTCTCTTTCAAAGGCTTTGCAGCATTGTTTCTGTAGTATAAGCTCACCCTCCTAGCATACCTCTTTGGGGGAGGGTCATAGACTACTTTCTTAAGCTTGCTCAAAGCTGTTGATTTGGTAATTTCTACCACTGGGAGAGCTTGTGTGCTTGTTTGGAATGTGGATCTTTGAGGGGGGTGAAGGAAAATCTCTCTTAGCCTTCCCATATCCTCATTGTGAGCATGAATTTGTTGTCTTCTAGGTGGTGGTGCTGGAAAACtgcaaattgataaaaaaaaattggtaaattAGCTAGACTTTTGTTCCACTCTTAAGCCTAAAAATTACAAGTTCATGCAACTAAGTAGCATAAGCATATCATGGTGGGGAGGGGAGAGGTTGATATTTGATATGGAATTCAAATCATAGTGTTCATTTTCTGTCCTGCTAGAGAAAGAATTTCATTACCACCAAAAATTAGGCTCTTGGTGTCTTCCTTCTGGATTCCTCGTGAATAGTATTTGATTGTTAATTCATTTACCAATTGAGAACAATTTGTGAAATCCTGAATttgtaagaaatatttttaactagaTTTCTCCTCAATGGTCATACTCGCATCAAACCTAATTGTTACTATCTAATTCAGTGAAATTTATAGAAATTCAAACATGCATTCATATGTCAATCATCAAATCATTTGATTATTCATTGAAGACAACTTCTTACACTGATTACCATTCTTGGGAAGTCTAAACACATAAGCAAATTAGTATGCAACTTGGCCTTACTTTGGTATACTGTGGAATCCTAAAGGATTTCTGAAGTCCGAAAATCGTTGTCGAGCTAATACACCCGAACTTCTGCCATCCTGCTAATATTATGAACCGAGATTATATACAAACTATCATCCTCAAACAATGATAGTTCCATTCTCTGCTTCCATAAACATAAATTTAGTTTGCCTTTCTTTTCCGTGTCATCATGTCCTAAAAATAATGTCACTAAAACAATAATAGAATAAACTTACGGTGGCATGAGTAGAGTGAGATCCGTAAAACACAGGCACCTCATTGGATTCACGATGATTGAAAGTGTGGTCATCAAAGGATCTAAAACCTCTTTGCCATGACCCTGGCAAAGGTGTGAAATTGTTGATGTTGCGGCTCATGGTGATTTCACCTTCCTCTTCAATTGATGATGTaaaatacttttctttttcgGGGTGCAAATATTGCTTCATACGTCAACTTCGTGAATTCATTTGTTCTGTTCATTTGGGTGTAAGCAAGAATATATCCTTACAGTAATTGTTAGAAGATATGATAATATATtctgattttataaaatcagaATATATTATCATATCTTCTAACAGTAATAATGGTGTCACTTCTACTCATACTTTTTGATGAGTTCCTTCATTTTCCATGCTGATTCAAAGCCTGATTCTCACTCCATGTTGAAGATGCTCTAGTAGCTGCTGCTCAGAAATTAAGCAAAATAAATCAAGGAAGAATCTTATTCTCATATGTTCATGGATGCTTTATTAATATGATGCGTATTGGAAGTTCTGAGAAGATGGAAACGGCtcctaaaaaagaaataaaatgagagGTGAAAATTTTCGAAGGGAATATATTTAGTTACATCACTAGTTTGAAATTTGTATATTAGATGATAAGGGATGTATCTATATTATGAATGAGAAAAATAGACATTGACCGTAACATCTTATTTACGAGTGGTTAAcattacatgatttttttaaagaaaacatgCAAACTTTAAAGGATTTAATGATTAAATACTatgaatgtaaattttttatattattaattaattagaaatcagCATTATGACTTgtaaagttattattataaagtcAATAAAGTTATCAAAgatattttgtaattagatgACAATGTAAAATCATATTACACTATATGTTTATAGGCTATTTTTCTCAACTTTAAATATTGACTATCTATGTGTGATTACATGACTTAGATTTATTATTTCATCCTCACATAAAATTAAAGTCACTCTAAAAAATGTATgtacttttctttttgataaaaaaagctAAGGTGAGTTAGGGCTCGAGACTCACTAAGATTAGAATAGGCCTTAAAGTTCAAAGAACTCTTACAAAGGTACTCATATTCTCCACTAATGAGATTCTCACATCAACAATGAAAATCGAACCCACATTCTTTTGGAATGAGTCCTCAAACATGTATATTCTCTTagattatacaaataaaaaatagtaaatatatcataataattaaattataatgacctttatataactaataatagTGACCCTCActtattaaacttaaaattgTTAAGGGTTTTAGATAAACACACCCCATCTTTAATTAGTACACCTCCtatctcttattatttttcaataagtgGAAGGGGGTGTAAAAGTATAAATGGAAGGTGTATTTAGCATAAGTCATTGTTAAACTATGGAATGTGGGCCCAATAGGAGAGTAGATGGACTATTTAGTgttgggtgttgctaggtgcacccaacaatattaaaatatccCCATTTTGCCCctctaattattttctttaaaaggaAGGTTGTGGTCCTTCCTCGCTTACGGTTTTGGCTttgttttttcacattttttttcctgtggTCCCTACTAGCTTATTGT is a window encoding:
- the LOC100810607 gene encoding uncharacterized protein isoform X1 — translated: MKQYLHPEKEKYFTSSIEEEGEITMSRNINNFTPLPGSWQRGFRSFDDHTFNHRESNEVPVFYGSHSTHATQDGRSSGVLARQRFSDFRNPLGFHSIPNFPAPPPRRQQIHAHNEDMGRLREIFLHPPQRSTFQTSTQALPVVEITKSTALSKLKKVVYDPPPKRYARRVSLYYRNNAAKPLKEKQRENDEDSKSCAICLEDFDPSEEVMLTPCNHMFHEDCIVPWLTSKGQCPVCRFVICEIGRGNHSSFNNNDIANLEPSNLINGELLSILRAMEEAFQLGSMTY
- the LOC100810607 gene encoding uncharacterized protein isoform X2, coding for MKQYLHPEKEKYFTSSIEEEGEITMSRNINNFTPLPGSWQRGFRSFDDHTFNHRESNEVPVFYGSHSTHATDGRSSGVLARQRFSDFRNPLGFHSIPNFPAPPPRRQQIHAHNEDMGRLREIFLHPPQRSTFQTSTQALPVVEITKSTALSKLKKVVYDPPPKRYARRVSLYYRNNAAKPLKEKQRENDEDSKSCAICLEDFDPSEEVMLTPCNHMFHEDCIVPWLTSKGQCPVCRFVICEIGRGNHSSFNNNDIANLEPSNLINGELLSILRAMEEAFQLGSMTY